The following DNA comes from Serpentinimonas raichei.
GCTCAAGCGCTCCACGCCGGGCATGGAGGCCACCGGCTCGCAGCGGTCGCTGCCGTCGAGCAGGAACACCGGGTAGATCAGGTCGTGCGCCGTGAGCTGGTGTTCGCGCACCAGGTTGCGGCTAAAGGCGTCGCGGCGCAGGCGGCGCGGCCGCGACAGCGGAAAAGGGGCGGGGGGCTGGCTCATGCGTGTATTGTGGCAAACTCTGCCGCACAGATGCGCGGGCCTTGAGGGTCGCAAGCGCCTTGCATGTGTTTTTTCATTTTGAGCCCATGCCCCCTTCCAACCCGACCCCTGCCCCAAGCGCTCCTTGGACCCCTGCCGTCGAGCCGCTGGCGCCCGATCAGGCTTGGCGCATGGCCGAGCATTGGCCCGAGCTCAGCGCCGCACTCACCGCCCAAGCGGTGGAGGCGGCCGACCGGATGTTGCGCGGGCTCGAGATGCTGGTGCAGCGCGAGCGCCTGAGCGCCGCCGAAATGCAGGTGCTGGCCACCCCGGCCCTGCGCTTGCAGCGTTGCGCCAAGCAGGTGCAACAGATCCTGCGCACGCAAAGCGGCCAGGTGCGGCTGTCGCACGAAAAAATCGATTTCGCGCAAGTGGTCGACGCGGCGCTGCACGATCGGCGCGATGAATGGGTGGCCCGCGGCCTGACGCTGCAGCGCTTTCTGCAACCCGTCGAGCTGTTGATCGACCCGACGCTGGGCTACAGCCTGTGCCTGGCGATGGTCGATTGGGCACAGCGCTTTGGCGAGCACCTCGAGCTGCGCCTTGGGCTCGACCCCCTCCAGCCCGGCGCGTTGTTGTCCCTGCGCACGCAGGATGGCAGCCCAGCCGCAGATGCCGAACGGCTGCAGCATGACTCGATCGAATGGCTGTTGTTGCGCCAACTGGCCGCCACCGATGGCGGCATCGAGCTGCAGCGCCGCGCGACCGAAAACGGGGTCGAACTGAGCGCGCGCTTTCGCCGGGTGTCGGCCGCGCCCGAAACCCAGCCAGCCGATGGCTCGGCCGCCCCGCTATCGAAAGCGCCAGCGCCAGCGCCGCCCGCCCAAGCCAAGCTGGGGCCAGCGGCCCAGTCCGGTGCGGTGCTGGTGTGCTCGGCCGACCCCGCTGTGCGCCGCGAAACGCTGGCCCTCTTGCACCCGATGGGCTTGGCGGCCAGTGCCGTCGCCAGCGCGGCCCAAGCCTTGGCGGCCTTGGGCGAGCGCCAAGTGGCGCTGCTGATTTACGACCAAGAGCACCCACCCGCCGACGCGCCGCAGTTGCAGCAAGCGCTGGCGGGCGACGGCGCTGGGCTACCGGTGTTGCGGCTGGTGCGGCTGCGCGCCACCGCCCACGACGAAGGCGGCGGCGACACGGCGGTGATGTCAGAAAAAATGCAGGTCCCAATCGACGCACTGCCGGCCGCGCTGGCGCCCGCCGTGCGCTTCGCGCTCTCGAACTTGGGTTAAGCGCGAGCCGACTGGGCCTTGACCTTGAGCCGCCAGGCGTGCAGCAGCGGCTCGGTGTAGCCGCTGGGCTGCGCACAGCCCTTGAACACGAGGTCGAGCGCGGCTTGGTAGGCGGCGCCGTCGGGGTGCGCCAGCAGGCTGCGGTAGGCCGGGTCGGCGGCGTTCTGGGCATCGACCTTGGCCGCCATGCGGGCAAAGGACTGGCGCACCTGGGCCTCGCTCACCACCCCGTGCAGCAGCCAGTTGGCCACGTGCTGGCTGGAGATGCGCAGCGTGGCGCGGTCTTCCATCAGGCCGATGTCGTTGATGTCGGGCACCTTGGAGCAGCCCACGCCTTGGTCCACCCAGCGCACCACGTAGCCCAAAATGCCTTGGATGTTGTTGTCGAGCTCGGCTTGTTTGTCGGCCTCGCTCCAGTTGGGCTGCGCCGCCACCGGCACCGTGAGCAAGCCCTGGAGCAGGGCGGCGCGCTCGGCGTCGGCGTCGATGCGCTCCAACTCTTGCTGCACCTCGGCCACGTTCACCTGGTGGTAATGCAGCGCGTGCAGGGTGGCTGCGGTGGGGCTGGGCACCCAGGCGGTGTTGGCGCCGGCCTTGGGGTGGGCGATTTTTTGTTTCAGCATCTCGGCCATCAGGTCGGGCATGGCCCACATGCCTTTGCCGATCTGCGCCCGCCCGCGCAGGCCCATCCCCAAGCCCACCAGCACGTTGTTGCGCTCATAGGCGGCGATCCAGGCGCTGGACTTCATCTCGCCCTTGCGCACCATGGGGCCGGCCTGCATGGCGGTGTGCATCTCGTCGCCGGTGCGGTCCAAAAAGCCGGTGTTGATGAAGGCCACGCGGCTGGCGGCGGCGGCGATGCAGGCCTTGAGGTTGACGCTGGTGCGCCGTTCTTCGTCCATGATGCCCAGCTTGACCGTGCTCTCGGGCAGGCCGAGCAAGCGCTCGACGCGGCCAAACAGTTCGGCGGCAAACGCCACTTCCTGCGGCCCGTGCATCTTGGGCTTGACGATGTAGACGCTGCCGCTGCGGCTGTTGCGCACCGGCTCACCACTGGGCAGGCGGCCGTGGCCTTGCAGGTCGTGCAAGGCGATGGTGGTGGTGAGCACCGCATCCAAGATGCCTTCGGGGATTTCGCGCGCCACGCCTGCGGCATCGGTGTAGAGGATGGCCGGATTGCTCATCAGGTGCCCGACGTTGCGCACGAACAGCAGCGAGCGCCCGTGCAGGCGCAGCTCGCCGCCGTCGGGCCGGGTGTAGCGGCGGTCGGGGTTGAGGCCGCGCGTCAGGCTTATGCCCCCTTTGTCGAAGGTTTCGGTCAGGCTGCCGCGCAAAATGCCGAGCCAGTTGCGGTAGCCCAAGATTTTGTCTTCGGCATCGACGGCGGCCACCGAATCTTCTAGGTCCAGAATGGTCGAGAGCGCCGACTCCAGCACCACGTCGGAGATGCCGGCCGGGTCGGTGCGCCCGATCGCGGTCTGGCGATCGAGCACGATTTCGATGTGCATGCCGTGGTGCTGCAGCAGCAGCGCGCTCGGGGCCTCGGGCGCGCCACGGTAGCCCAGCAACTGCTGCGGCTGGCGCAGGCCGGTCTGCTGGCCGTCGTCTAGGCTCACTTGCAGCGCCCCGGCGACGATGCGGTAGCCGCAGGCGTCTTGGTGCGACTCGATCGCCAGCGGGGCGGCTTGGTCGAGGAACTGGCGCGCAAAGGCGATCACGCGCGCGCCGCGCAGCGGGTTGTAGCCGCGCCCGCGCTCGCAGCCCTCGGACTCGGGGATGGCGTCGGTGCCATAGAGCGCGTCGTAGAGCGAGCCCCAGCGCGCATTGGCGGCGTTGAGCGCGTAGCGCGCGTTCAAAATCGGCACCACCAGTTGCGGCCCGGCCTGCAGCGCCAGTTCGGCATCTACATTGGCGGTGCTGGCGCGCACGCCGCTGGGCGCGGGCACCAGGTAGCCTATGCCTTCGAGGAACTGGCGGTAGGCCGGCATGTCGGTGATCGGGCCCGGGTGCGCGCGGTGCCAGCGGTCCAGCTCGGACTGCATGCGATCGCGCTCGGCCAACAGGGCGGCGTTTTTGGGCGCCAGATCGGTGACGAGGGCCTCAAAACCGGCCCAAAAAGGGGCGCTCTCGATGCCGGTGCCGGGCAGCACCTCGTGGTTCACAAAGTCGTACAAGGCGCTGGCAACTTGCAGGCGGCCGGCGGCGGTGCGGGCGGTGGACATGAACGATGGGCTCCAATGAAAAAACGGGCGCGCGCCGGGGCTGGCGGCAGCCGCAACATTTGAGTGTAATCGCTCAAAACAGGCTGTGCAGCAGCAGCCCCGCCATGCCCCACATCATCAGCGCCACCACGCCGTCGAGGGCGCGCCACAGGCGCAGCGAATGGAGCCGCTGCCCGAGCCAGAACGCCGCCCCACCCAAGAGCAAAAACCAGAGCAGCGAGGCCGTGGCCGCGCCCAAGCCAAAGTCGGGGCCCGCGGCACCCCAGGCCAGCGAGGCCGAGCCGATCAGCACCGCCGTATCGAGCCAGGCGTGCGGATTCAGCCAAGAGAACGCCAGCGCCGCCAGCACCGCTTGCAGGCGCGAGATCGGCACCGCAGCCGGGGGGGAAGCCGGGGCCAAGGCCAAGGGTGCCAGGGTGCCGACGGAGCCAGCCGCAGCAAGCGGCGGCCGCCAGGCGCGCCGAAACGCCAGCCCACCGTAGATCAGCAAAAACACCACCCCGGCCCCGACCAGCGCGCCGTGCAGCTGGTCCGACAGCCCGCCCAACTGCGCCAGCCCCAGCACCCCGAGGGCGATCAGCGCCAGATCGGCCAGCACGCACACCGCCACCGTCAGCCCCACGTGCTGGCGCTGCAAGCCCATGCGCAGCACATGCGCGTTCTGCGGCCCGATCGCCATGATCAGCGACAAGCTCAACAGCAGGCCGGCGGCAAAGGCCGGGGTGGACAGGGTCAGGGTCACGCAATCTCTCCAGCAAGGGCAGGCAAGGGCAGGGGGTTGCAGCCATTCAAGGCCTAGGCAGGCACTGCGGCCCAACAGCCGCAGCGCGCAAGTGGCAGCGCCTGACCTTGAGTGTGCCCCAAGCCGCAGCTTGGTTTAGGGTATTTAAATTAAATTGATTCGCTTAAATTACACTTGATAGGATTCGCTTGCCTCAACCCCATCCCAACCGCCCATGCTCGATCCGCGCCACCTGCAAGCCCTCAGCGCCGTGGTCGAGCAGCGCAGCTTTGCCGCCGCCGCCCACAGCCTGTCGCTCACGGTGGCGGCGGTGTCGTTGCGCATCAAGGCGCTGGAGGAGTCGCTCGGCCAGCGCCTGCTGGTGCGCGGCAAACAAGTGCGCCCCACCGCCGCCGGACAAAGCCTGCTGACGCACGCCAAACGGGTGCAACTGCTGGAAGCCGATTTGCTGGGGGCGCTGGCGGGCTCGGCCACGGGGCCGCAGCGGCGCGCGCACTGGCACAGCCTGTCGGTGGCGGTGAATGCCGACTCGGTGGCGAGCTGGTTTCTGCCCGGCGTCGCGCCCCTGTTGCTGCAGCAGCGCCTGCTGCTCGACGTCTGGATCGACGACCAAGACCACACCCACGACGCGCTGCACAGCGGCGAGGTGCTGGGCTGCGTCAGCACGCTGGCGCAAGCCATGTCCGGCTGCCGGGCCGAGCCACTGGGCACCATGCGCTACCGCTGCGTGGCCACCCCCGAAGTGGCGCAGCGCAGCCGCAACCCCGAGGGGGCGCTCTCGGTGCACCGCTTGCTGGAGTGGCCGGCCGTGATTTTCAACCGCAAAGACGCGCTGCAAGACCGCTTTCTGGCGCAACACTTCGGCCTGCACCAGGCGCACTACCCGCGCCACTTCGCCCCCGCCATCGACGCCTTCGAAGCCGCGATCGAACTCGGCCTGGGCTGGGGCATGGTGCCCGAGCTGCACCTGCAGCGCCGCCCAGACAGCGCCACGCCGCTGGTGGACCTGCTGCCCGGGGCCGCGGTCGAGGTGGCGCTGTACTGGCACCACTGGGCGCACGAGCCGCTGAGCGCGCAGCGCCTGACCGATGCCGTCAAAGCCGCGGCGGCGGCGGCGCTGGGGCCTGCCGTGGCCGACTGAACCCACCCAGACCCAGCGCACCCCCGGCACACACCCGGCAGCAAGCCCCGACAAGCCCTAAAATCCCCCCTATGCTCAGTGTCAAATCCGAACTGCTCACCGCCTTGGCGGCCGAGCTGGAACGCCTCGCCCCCGGTGCCGCCAGCCTAGCGCGCTTCGAATCGCCCAAGCTCGCCGCGCACGGCGACTGGGCCTGCACCGCCGCCATGCCGCTGGCCAAGCAGCTCAAAACCAACCCGCGCCCACTGGCGCAGCAACTGGTTGCGGCGCTGCAGGCGCAGCCGGCCTTTGGGCGCTGGGTGCAGGAGCTGGAAATCGCCGGCCCGGGCTTCATCAACCTGCGTTTGCAGCCCGCCGCCCAGCAGCAGGTGCTGCGCGAGGTCTTGCAAGCCGGTGCGCACTACGGCTGCCAGCCCAGCAACGGCCAGCGCGTGCTGGTCGAGTTCGTCTCGGCCAACCCGACCGGGCCGCTGCACGTTGGGCATGCGCGCCAGGCCGCGCTGGGCGATGCCATCTGCAACCTGCTGCACAGCCAGGGCTGGCAGGTGCACCGCGAGTTCTACTACAACGACGCCGGGGTGCAGATCGAAACGCTGGCGCGCAGCGTGCATTTGCGCGCACTGGGCCACAAGCCGGGCGACCCCGAATGGCCCGAATCCGCCTACAACGGCGATTACATTGCCGACATCGCTGCTGGTTTTCTGGCGCGCCAGACCGTGCGCGCCGACGACCGCTCTTATAGCGCCAGCGGCGACCCGGCCGACCTCGACGGCCTGCGCGAGTTTGCCGTGGCCTGGCTGCGCCACGAACAAGACCTGGACTTGCAGGCGCTGGCGGTGCGCTTTGACCAGTACTACCTCGAATCCAGCCTCTACACCAGCGGCCGGGTGGCGCAGACGGTGCAGCGGCTGGTCGAATCCGGCCACACCTACGAGCAAGACGGCGCACTGTGGCTGCGCAGCACCGCTTTTGGCGACGACAAAGACCGGGTCATGCGCAAGTCCGCCACCGTGGCGCCCGACGGCAGCCCGCTCGAAGGCGGCTACACCTACTTCGTGCCCGATGTGGCCTACCACATCAGCAAATGGGAGCGCGGCTACACCAAGGTCGTCAACATCCAGGGCAGCGACCACCACGGCACCATCGCGCGCGTGCGCGCCGGCTTGCAGGCGGCCGGGGTCGGCATCCCGAGCGGCTACCCGGACTACGTGCTGCACACCATGGTGCGCGTGCTGCGCGGCGGGCAAGAGGTAAAAATTTCCAAGCGCGCTGGCAGCTACGTGACGCTGCGCGACCTGATCGAGTGGACCAGCCGCGACGCGGTGCGCTTTTTCCTGCTCTCGCGCAAGCCCGACACCGAATACACCTTCGACGTCGATTTGGCGGTGCAACAAAACAACGACAACCCAGTCTATTACGTGCAGTACGCGCACGCCCGCATCTGCTCGGTGCTGGCGGCCTGGGGCGGCGCGCGCGAGCAGTTGCAAACGGTGGACTTGAGCCCGCTGCAAGGCCCGCAAGCGCAGGCGCTGCTGCGCCTGTTGGCGCGTTACCCCGAGGTGCTGAGCAACGCCGCCGCCGACTTTGCCCCGCACGACGTCAGTTTTTATCTGCGCGAACTGGCTGCCGCCTACCACAGCTACTACGACGCCGAGCGGATTTTGGTCGATGACCCGCTGCTCAAACACGCCCGCCTGGCGCTGGTTGCCGCCACCGCCCAAGTGTTGCACAATGGATTGGCGCTGCTCGGAGTGAGCGCGCCGGTGAAAATGTGATGCCCGCCCTGACACACCCCGCAAGCCCCATTGCTCACGCCATGAATATCCGGCCTCCCTCTCGCCATCGCGGCAGCACGCTGCTGGGTTTTGCCGCCGGCCTGCTGCTGGGGCTGGCGCTGGCGTTGGTGGTGGCGCTCTACGTCACCCGATCGGCCACGCCCCTCGAAGACCGCAACGCCCAACGGCCCGCCACCTCGCCCGCGCAAGAGGCCGAACAAAACCGCAACTGGAACCCCAACGCCGGGCTCTCGACCCGGCCAGTGACTCCGGCTGCGCCGCCCGAGGCAGCCACGCCGCCTCTGGCCGGGTCGACGCCCGCCACCACACCTGCTGGCGCAGCCGCAGGTGCTGCCACGCCCGCCGCCCCGGCCGCCGACCCCATGGCCCGGTTGATCGAACAGCGCCTTGCTGCTGCGGCCCCTGCTGCTGCGGCAGCCGGCATCAGCTATTTCGTGCAAGCCGGCGCCTATGGCAATGCCGAGGAAGCACAAGCCCAACGCGCCCGGCTTGCCATGTTGGGCTTTGATGCCAGCGTGAGCGAGCGCCAGCAAAACGGACGGCCCATCTTCCGGGTTCGCTTAGGACCTTTCGTTACCCAAGCCGAAGCCGATGCCATTGGGCAGAATTTGCAAGAGCAAAACATTGAAACCGCGCTGGTGCGGGTGGCGCGCTAAGGCCGCCTACACCCCAGTTGCAACGGCCGGTAAGCACGCGGAACTTCAGCGCCCCATTCACAACTCACAGTCGCGGTAGGCCGTTCGATTGGCCCGATTCAGATCAAGGACGCACCATGCACAGACGCCGATTTTCGCAAGCCTTGGCAGGCCTTGGCGGCCTCGTCGCCACCGGCAGCGCGTTGCCACTTGGGGCCCAAACCCCAGCCGCTGCCCCGGCATTTCGTGAAGGCACGCACTACCGCCGCTTGCGCCAGCCGGCCCCAGTCGATGCGCCGGCCGGCCGCATCGAGGTGCTGGAGTTCTTTGCCTACACCTGCATCCACTGCCACCACTTTGTGCCGGTTTTCAAAGCCTGGAAGCGCACCGTGCCCGCCGACGTGGTGGTGCGCCATGTGCCTGTGGGCTTTGCGCCCGAGTTCGAACCGCTGCAGCGCCTGTTCTACACCCTTGAGGCGATGGGCCGCCTCGACAGCCACCACGAGCGCGTGTTCCAAGCCATCCACGGCACCCAACGCCAGCGCCTGCACAACGCCGAGACCATCGCCCAATGGGCCGCCAGCGCCGGGCTGGACCGGGCGCGCTTCACCCAGACTTACAACTCCTTTGCCGTGGTGAGCCGGGTGCGCCGCGCCACCCAGTTGCAAGACGCCTACCAGGTCGAGGGCACGCCGGCGCTGGGCATAGCCGGGCGCTTCTACATTCCGGGGCAGGCCGAGCGCACGGTGCAAGTGGCCAATATGTTGATCGCACGGGTGCGCCGCGGCTGAGACGCCATCCGACTTGGCGCGGCGTCCATTTGCGGGCGTTGCGCGCCGGCTGTGGCTACAATGCCTGCATCGCCTGATTGATGCAATTTTCGTGCCCACCCACACCGCCCCCACCCCCCGCCCCAAGGCTGCCCCGCACTGGCGTGCAGTCGGGCTGGCCTTGCTTCTGGCCTGTCTGAGCGCACCTGCGCTGGCGCAACCCAGCGAGCGCGAACAACCCATGCTGATCGAGGCCGATGCCCTGCAGCACGACCAAACCGGGCAAGTCAGCGTCTTCACCGGCAACGTGGTGATCACCCAAGGCACGCTGCTGCTGCGCGGCCAGCGCGCCGAGCTGCGCCAAGACGCCCAAGGCAACCAATCGGGTGTGCTGCAAGGTGCGGCGGGCCAGCGCGCTTTTTTCCGCCAACAACGCCCGGGGCTAAACGAGGTGCTCGAAGGCGAGGCGCTGCGCATCGAGTACGACAGCGCCAGCGGCAACCTGCGCCTCGTCAACCAAGCCGTGGTGCGTCGGCTGCGCGACGGCGCCCTGAGCGACCAAGCCAGCGGCAGCCTGATCGTCATGAACCGCCAAACCGAGCGTTTCACGGTAGACGGCGGTGCGGCGGCGCGCACCCCCGACAACCCAGCCGGCCGCGTGCGCGCGCTCATCGTCCCGCGCCCGGCCACCCCCCCGGCCACCCCCCCGGCAGCGCCCGCCGCTGCCCCGCTGCAGCCCAGCCCGCAACTGGAGCCGCGCCGATGAGTGTGGCCGCCGAGCGCAGCAGCCTAGAGGTGCGCGGGCTGCAAAAGAGCTATGGCCGGCGCCAAGTCGTCAAAGACGTGTCGCTGCGCCTGGCCAGCGCCGAAGTGGTGGGCCTGCTGGGCCCCAACGGGGCCGGCAAGACCACCTCGTTCTACCTCATCGTCGGGCTCATTCGACCCGACGCGGGCACCATCTTGCTCGACGGGCAGCGCATCGACCGCCTGCCGATCCACCGCCGCGCCCAAATGGGGCTGGGCTACCTGCCCCAGGAAGCCTCGATCTTTCGCAAGCTCACGGTGGCCGAAAACGTGCGTGCGGTGCTGGAATTGCAGCGCGACGCCGACGGCCGGCCGCTGCCGCCACAGCGCATCGAGCAGCGCCTCGATGCCTTGCTCGATGAACTGCACGTGGGCCACTTGCGCGACTCCCCGGCGCCGGCGCTTTCGGGCGGCGAGCGGCGCCGGGTCGAGATCGCGCGCGCCCTGGCCACTGAGCCGCGCTTCATCCTGCTCGACGAGCCCTTTGCCGGCATCGACCCGATCGCCGTGATCGAGATCCAGCGCATCATCGGCTTTTTGAAGGAGCGCGGCATCGGCGTGCTCATCACCGACCACAACGTGCGCGAAACGCTGGGCATCTGCGACCACGCCTGCATCATCAACGAGGGCCGCGTGCTGGCGCAGGGCACACCGGCCGAGATCGTGGCCAACCCGGAGGTGCGCCGGGTCTATCTGGGCGAGCACTTCCGCCTCTGAATGTGGTGGCCATGAAGCAAGGTCTGTCGCTGCGCCTGAGCCAAAACCTGGCGCTCACGCCGCAATTGCAGCAGTCGATCCGCCTGTTGCAACTGAGTACGCTGGAGTTGGAGCAAGAGATCGGGCAGATGCTCGACGACAACCCATTTTTGGAACCCGACCCCGCCGATGAGCCGTTCGAGGCCAGCCCAGCGGCGCCGCCCGAGGCCGCATTGGCTGCCCACGCCGAGCTCGATGCGCCTGCCAGCCACGATGCGGGCGCTGGCGCACCCGATGAAGTGCCCGCCCTCGACGCCGCTTTCGAGGCCGCCTGGACAGGCGCAGCGACGGACTCCGGCGGGGGGGGGCCAGAGGCCGAGCACCACGATGCGGGGGATTTCGCTGAGTCCAGCGATCCGGGCGACTGGGGTGAGCCGGGCGCTGCCCGCTCTGGGGCCGCGCCCGAGGACGACAATGGTGCGGGGCCCGACTGGGCGCGCGCGCCCGAGTCGCTGACGCAGCACCTGCACCAGCAAGCCTGCGCCCTGCGGCTCGAACCCCAGGTGGCACTGGCCTTGCACGCCCTCATCGAGTCGCTCGACGACGACGGCTACCTCGCCGATGGGCTGGACGAATTGGCTGCTGCCCTGTGCGGCATGGAGCAAACCAGCGGGGCCCACGCGCCCGATTCCGGCCTCCACACCATGGCACCGCTGTCAGCGTCGCAACCCATGGCAACTGACCGTCGGCACGCCCACTGGCAGCACTGCCTGCAGCAGGCCTTGGAGCAGTTGCAGCAAATGGAGCCCACCGGCGTGGGCGCGCGCAACCTGGCCGAGTGCTTGCAATTGCAGATTCTGGAGCTGCGCAACCGCCCCGAGAGCCGCACCGCGCTGGCCATCTGCCAGCAGCCGCTCGACTATCTGGCGCGGCGCGACAGCCGCCGCTTGGCCCAACTGTGCCGCTGCAACGAGGCCTTGGTGCGGGCCGCCTTTGGGCTGATCGCCCGCCTCGAACCCAAGCCTGGACGCCGCTTTGCGGTGCTCGAACCGCACCAGTTGCGCCCCGATGTGATCGTGACGGCGCAGGGGCGCGGCTTCAAGGTCGCGCTCAACCCCGAGGTGCTGCCGCGGCTGCGCCTGCACGAAACCTATGCCCTGGCCCTGCGCCAAGGCCGCGGGGGCGGCCAGTCTCACGCGGGGCTGCAGCAGCACCTGCAAGAGGCGCGCTGGTTCATCAAAAACATCCAGCAGCGCTTTGACACCATCTTGCGCGTGGCCAGCGCCATCGTGGAGCGCCAGCGCCCGTTTTTTCAGCACGGCGCCCTGGCCATGCGGCCACTGGTGCTGCGTGAAATCGCCGACGAAGTGGGGCTGCACGAATCCACCATCAGCCGCGTCACCAGCGCCAAGTTCATGGCCACGCCCCAAGGCACCTATGAATTCAAATATTTTTTTGGTTCGGCGCTGGCCACCGAGGCCGGCTCCAGCGCCTCCAGCACCGCGGTGCGGGCCCTGATTCAGCAACTGATCGCCGCCGAAAACCCCAGCCACCCCCTGAGCGACAACCAGCTTGCCGACCTGCTCAAAGCCCAAGGCATCGCCTGCGCGCGCCGCACCGTGGCCAAATACCGCGAGGCGCTGCGCATTGCCCCCACCCATTTGCGCAAAGCGCTCTGAACCCCCATGCACAACCTGACCCTGTTCCTGCCCTGCCCCGCCGGGGTGGAAGACTATCTGCTGGCCGAAGTGCAACAGATCTGCCCGGCGGCCCAAAACCTGCGGCGCCAGCGCGGCGGGGTCGAGCTCACGGCCGACTGGGACGACATGCTGCGGCTCAACCTGCACAGCCGGCTGGCGCAGCGCGTGCTGGTGCGGCTGGCGCTGCAACCCTGCCCCAATGAAGATGCGCTCTACGAGGCTGCCTACGCCGTGCTGTGGGAGCTGTGGTTCACGCCCGCGCAGACTTTCAAGGTCGAGCTCACGGCCCAGCACAGCCCGTTCCAGAGCCTCAATTTTGCCGCCCTGCGCATCAAAGACGCGGTGTGCGACCGCATGCGCGAGCGCCTCGGGCAGCGCCCCAGCGTGGAGACGCTGCAGCCCGAGGTGCGCCTGCACGCCCACCTGGGGCCGGAGCAGGTCTGGCTCTACATCGACACCTCGGGCGAGCCCTTGTTCAAGCGCGGCTGGCGCACCGACACCGGCGATGCGCCGCTCAAAGAGACGCTGGCCGCGGCCATGATCGCCGCCAGCGGCTGGACCGGCCTCGATGCGCAAGGCCAGCCGCAGCCGCTCTACGACCCCTGCTGCGGCAGCGGCACGGTGGCGATCGAGGCGGCGCAGCGGGCGCTGCACATCGCTCCCGGCAAATTGCGCCGCTTTGGCTTCGAGCGTCTGTTGCCACACCAGCCGGCGCGCTGGCAGGCGCTGCGCCAGCAAGCCGTGGCCGCCGAGCGACCCGTGCCGGGCGGCCAAGCCTTTGTTTTTGGCTCCGACGTGGCGTTTCGGATGGTGGACTTTGCGCGCCGCAACGCCGAGCGCGCCGGGGTGGCGCAGGCCATCGAGTGGCGCGGCGGCGATGCCTTGGAGCGCCTGCCCCCTTGCCCGACGCCGGGGGTGATGCTGCTCAACCCG
Coding sequences within:
- the lptB gene encoding LPS export ABC transporter ATP-binding protein; its protein translation is MSVAAERSSLEVRGLQKSYGRRQVVKDVSLRLASAEVVGLLGPNGAGKTTSFYLIVGLIRPDAGTILLDGQRIDRLPIHRRAQMGLGYLPQEASIFRKLTVAENVRAVLELQRDADGRPLPPQRIEQRLDALLDELHVGHLRDSPAPALSGGERRRVEIARALATEPRFILLDEPFAGIDPIAVIEIQRIIGFLKERGIGVLITDHNVRETLGICDHACIINEGRVLAQGTPAEIVANPEVRRVYLGEHFRL
- the rpoN gene encoding RNA polymerase factor sigma-54; translation: MKQGLSLRLSQNLALTPQLQQSIRLLQLSTLELEQEIGQMLDDNPFLEPDPADEPFEASPAAPPEAALAAHAELDAPASHDAGAGAPDEVPALDAAFEAAWTGAATDSGGGGPEAEHHDAGDFAESSDPGDWGEPGAARSGAAPEDDNGAGPDWARAPESLTQHLHQQACALRLEPQVALALHALIESLDDDGYLADGLDELAAALCGMEQTSGAHAPDSGLHTMAPLSASQPMATDRRHAHWQHCLQQALEQLQQMEPTGVGARNLAECLQLQILELRNRPESRTALAICQQPLDYLARRDSRRLAQLCRCNEALVRAAFGLIARLEPKPGRRFAVLEPHQLRPDVIVTAQGRGFKVALNPEVLPRLRLHETYALALRQGRGGGQSHAGLQQHLQEARWFIKNIQQRFDTILRVASAIVERQRPFFQHGALAMRPLVLREIADEVGLHESTISRVTSAKFMATPQGTYEFKYFFGSALATEAGSSASSTAVRALIQQLIAAENPSHPLSDNQLADLLKAQGIACARRTVAKYREALRIAPTHLRKAL
- a CDS encoding THUMP domain-containing class I SAM-dependent RNA methyltransferase, whose amino-acid sequence is MHNLTLFLPCPAGVEDYLLAEVQQICPAAQNLRRQRGGVELTADWDDMLRLNLHSRLAQRVLVRLALQPCPNEDALYEAAYAVLWELWFTPAQTFKVELTAQHSPFQSLNFAALRIKDAVCDRMRERLGQRPSVETLQPEVRLHAHLGPEQVWLYIDTSGEPLFKRGWRTDTGDAPLKETLAAAMIAASGWTGLDAQGQPQPLYDPCCGSGTVAIEAAQRALHIAPGKLRRFGFERLLPHQPARWQALRQQAVAAERPVPGGQAFVFGSDVAFRMVDFARRNAERAGVAQAIEWRGGDALERLPPCPTPGVMLLNPPYGERIAAAGVAGQSAQTRARPEPAQGLVPGAGRESARHADGEENTAFFSQLASHWKKNYAGWTAWLLSPDPQLPSHMRLKATRRVPLWNGPIECRLFRFDLVAGSARTPRAGAQPNDTTPE